The Pedosphaera parvula Ellin514 genomic sequence GAACCTGATGTTAGAGAATGTTGGCGGTTTGCTGAAGGAAGTTCAAGCGGCTGCCGGACGTGTGGCCACCTCGGCGAATGATATTCAGATTTCTTCAGAACAACTCTCCGAGGGTTCAGTGAAGCAATCGGGTGAGATTATCAACACCACCTCCGCAGTGCAGGAAATGGCTGCGAACATTGAATCGGTTTCCAACAACGCCGCCGCCGCTGCAGAAACCGCGCATCGAGCCCGGGAAGCAGCTGAGGTCGGTGCCAAAGCCGTGCAACAAGTCATGGAAGGCATGGACCGAATCCGCCAGAACGTGCAGGCGGGTGCAAAGAAGATTAAACGCCTCGGTGAGCGCTCCATGGAGATTTCGACCATTGTAAATACGATCGGCCAGATTTCCGCGCAGACGGACATGCTCGCGCTGAACGCCGCCATCGAAGCTGCTCGAGCTGGTGAGAACGGGCGCGGGTTCACCGTCGTTGCAGAAGAAGTACGCAAGCTGGCAGAACGCACGGCGGCTGCCACGAAGGAAATCGAGAAACTCATTGCCGGCATCCAGGCTGAGACCAATGAATCCGTGTCTGTCATGGAACAGCAAACGGCTGAGGTGGAAGCGGAAAGCAGGGTCGTCGAAAGCACTGGTGGTGAACTGAGTCGAATTCACGAATCCTCCATCCAATCTTCTGAGTTGATTCGTGAAATTGATCAGGCTGCCAAACAACAGGTGCGTGGCGCCGTGGGAGTTGTGAAGGCGATGGAAACCGTTTCAGCGATTGCTCAACAAGCTCAAGCTGGCGCGAGTCAGACGAAGCTAGCCACGGAATCTCTGGCTGCTCTTTCAAGCGAGTTGCTCGAAAGCTTGAGCAAATTCAAGATCGCGACAAACGGCTCCAACTAAGCGTCGAACCAGTCGTTTCAACAACGCCAGACCATGCATTCAACTCTAAATAATCCCCGGACGGATCTGGAAAGCATGGCTGGCGTTGAACGGCGGGTTGTTCGGGTTGGTTCAGTCCTGATTCAACGTGCAACCTGGCATGGTCGATGCAAATCTTTCGTAAACAGAAGCCGGTCCTGGTCATCGACGATGTCATCCTTTTTTCACCGGGCTGCACACTGCCGGGCAGGGGAATTCCAATGTTCGCCTCTGCTTGTAGCGGCACGTGTTACGCGTTGGCTCGGGGATTCCTTTAAACGTCCTCAGCCGGTCGCATTACAATTTACCAAAACCAGTTGTCCACTTTCCTCTTTTCATGAGCACTCCTTTGCATGACATGCCCGAGTTGCGGGCGAGCTTTGAGGCCGATACAGGCACGCTGATGGAGCTTGCCAGTGAGCAATTGGCTGCCCTCGACAGGGCTGAGCCTAATTACTCTATCACGCCGTCGTTACGCAATACCATTCACTCCCTCCGTGGCGCGGCGGCCATGGTTGGAGCCCAACCACTCTCGTCGATTCTCGAAGATTATGAGCGCCTGCTGGAAGTCGCGGACAGTTTCAAACTAACCGCCCGGGAAAAGGCTCAGCAGGCCTACTCTTTTTTGCGCAACAAGCTTCAGCATCTCCGCACCGCCATTCAAGAAACACTGGCTGGCCATACGGAGAAAGCCAGATCTTGTTACGAAATCATGCACGGGGAAGTTCTCGCCACGTGGGGTGAATATTTCTATCCTTCATCCAGAGAGGACAACGACAGTTCGCTTCGCGGGAAACACGAACGAAAGATTATCCAGAAAACTCCACGAAATACTCCCAAGGCAACTTCCTCTGACAAGCAACCGGCGGAATCTGAAGATGTCGCACGCCAGTTTCTTAGCAGCCTTGGCGTCGCTGGACCCGCACCTAAGTCTGCACCTAAAGTTGCACCTGAACCCGCACCCGCACCTAAGGTCGCTGCACCTGAACCCGCACCCGCACCTAAGGTCGCTGCATCTGCGCCTGCACCTGCAGTCGCACCGGTGAAGGCAGAACCCGTTGCCCCAGTGGAACAGGTGGATCCGGAAATGCTTTCGTATTTTGTTCTTGAGACTACTGAAAGCCTGACTGAAATGGAGGCGCTTTTATTTGAGTGGGAAAAGACTCCTTCAGATCCCAGGATACATCAATCAGTATTCCGCCTTGCTCACACCATCAAAGGCGCTGCCAACAGTGTGGGGCTTGTGCGCATCGGTCAGTTGTTCCACGATTTGGAGGATCTGCTCGACACCCGCGTGGCGGGACGAGCCTTCGCCCGCCTGGACGAACTAATTCAACTTATCTTTGACGTTTCGGACACGGTCAAAGGTCTGGTTCGGGAAGCTCAGACTGGCGTTGCTGATGCCGTGATAGCGACTCGTGTTGTCGAGCTCGGCAGGCGGTTTCATGAAATGGCAAACGCTCCAGCTGCATCTGCCAAAGTGGAGCCTGCCAATGTTGCTGTTGTCGCGACTCCTCAAACCACGCCCACCATCACTATCTCAACTGCAGATCGGAAGGATGCTTCGCTGGCTGTTGGAGGTGTTGAAACGCTGCGGAAGGACGCAGGTTCCCGTCCGGAATTGTCGGCGCCCGTCGTGACCGAAGCTGTCAAGGAATCAGCCGAGACCAAAATCGAAGCTGCAGACAAAACCGAGAACCAGGAGAGTCAGACGATCCGCGTTGACTCCGACCGATTGGACTTGTTGATGAATTTGATTGGCGAATTGGTCATCAGTCGCTCCCGTCTTGAAAGAAAGCTCGCAGATATTTCCCAGTTGAAAGAGGAAATGTTCCTTGGCAAGACCCGCTTGTTCCACGCCATTACCGACTTTCAAACCGGGTACGAGTACTCACAGCCTGGGGTCGAGCGCAGGTCCCTGGCGGCAGGTGCCGACAATTCCAGCGCTGCTGGTTTTAATGAAAATTCTGGAAGTAATAAGGGCCGTGTGTCGAGTGGTCCCGCAGGTTTTTCGGAGTTGGAGTTCGACCAATACAATGATTTCAACATTCTCGCCAGAACCTTGATGGAAATCGGCACAGATACCGGTGAAATCTTTAGCCAGCTAAACGGCTTCTTCGATGCATTCGGCGAGGAAACAGAGCAGTTCAGCAAGATTACTTCGCGGTTACAGGACGAAATCACACGTGTGAGGATGATGCCCTTGACCGTGCTTTTCCAACGGTTGAAGCGTTCAGCCCGCGATGCCGCACGAAAGGAAAGAAAGGAAATTGATTTCGTAAGCATTGATAACGATGCCCGCCTGGATAAACTCATTCTCGACCAACTCTACACGCCTTTGCTTCACATTGTGCGCAATGCAGTCTCTCATGGTTTGGAATCGAAAGAACGCCGTGAGAAGGCCGGTAAAAATGTTGAGGGACGGATTAGTCTGCAAGCTTCGTGCGTGGCCAACCAGGTGGTTATCGAAGTCAGTGATGATGGCCGGGGACTGGACCTGGCTGCCATCCGTACAGTTGCCATCCAGCGCGGACTGCTCCGCGCTGATTCTGAGGTGAATGATGAAATGCTCACTCAGTTTATTTTTGAATCGCGCTTTTCGACTGCGTCAAGTGTAACTGACGTTTCGGGCCGCGGAGTCGGATTGGATGTAGTGCGGCAGGAAATCTCCCGGCTGGGTGGGACAATTCATGTGCGTTCCGTGATCGGTGAGGGCTGCACCTTCGTTATTCATCTGCCACTCACCCTTGCCATCAATCAGGCGATGTTCATCACCGCTGGCACCGAAACTTGTGCCTTGCCTCTAAACTTTGTTGAGCGCGTTCTGGACGT encodes the following:
- a CDS encoding methyl-accepting chemotaxis protein codes for the protein MKSKTSTQTTNLAQEKALGGGLYLLLGISLALGIGAATFTLYQFRHANQVYSRMIKEDVARLDEARRMQVNFQKQIFEWKNVLLHGHKSEDYLAYTKSFFANEKAVKDAGVGLLKAEEPGSPVAEALKKFTEAHRQVAERYRQALDFYNAHEQDGIAADATFENINRPPMLMLDEAVKAYSNRLISESATQMDTASKSQVFVIIILLAVCGAGILLFNYLAKFVRNFNALIHSQLSAKAEIETHNQRLQEQIRDLLRIVADASDGDLTVRAAVTEGAMGNVADAVNLMLENVGGLLKEVQAAAGRVATSANDIQISSEQLSEGSVKQSGEIINTTSAVQEMAANIESVSNNAAAAAETAHRAREAAEVGAKAVQQVMEGMDRIRQNVQAGAKKIKRLGERSMEISTIVNTIGQISAQTDMLALNAAIEAARAGENGRGFTVVAEEVRKLAERTAAATKEIEKLIAGIQAETNESVSVMEQQTAEVEAESRVVESTGGELSRIHESSIQSSELIREIDQAAKQQVRGAVGVVKAMETVSAIAQQAQAGASQTKLATESLAALSSELLESLSKFKIATNGSN
- a CDS encoding hybrid sensor histidine kinase/response regulator — protein: MSTPLHDMPELRASFEADTGTLMELASEQLAALDRAEPNYSITPSLRNTIHSLRGAAAMVGAQPLSSILEDYERLLEVADSFKLTAREKAQQAYSFLRNKLQHLRTAIQETLAGHTEKARSCYEIMHGEVLATWGEYFYPSSREDNDSSLRGKHERKIIQKTPRNTPKATSSDKQPAESEDVARQFLSSLGVAGPAPKSAPKVAPEPAPAPKVAAPEPAPAPKVAASAPAPAVAPVKAEPVAPVEQVDPEMLSYFVLETTESLTEMEALLFEWEKTPSDPRIHQSVFRLAHTIKGAANSVGLVRIGQLFHDLEDLLDTRVAGRAFARLDELIQLIFDVSDTVKGLVREAQTGVADAVIATRVVELGRRFHEMANAPAASAKVEPANVAVVATPQTTPTITISTADRKDASLAVGGVETLRKDAGSRPELSAPVVTEAVKESAETKIEAADKTENQESQTIRVDSDRLDLLMNLIGELVISRSRLERKLADISQLKEEMFLGKTRLFHAITDFQTGYEYSQPGVERRSLAAGADNSSAAGFNENSGSNKGRVSSGPAGFSELEFDQYNDFNILARTLMEIGTDTGEIFSQLNGFFDAFGEETEQFSKITSRLQDEITRVRMMPLTVLFQRLKRSARDAARKERKEIDFVSIDNDARLDKLILDQLYTPLLHIVRNAVSHGLESKERREKAGKNVEGRISLQASCVANQVVIEVSDDGRGLDLAAIRTVAIQRGLLRADSEVNDEMLTQFIFESRFSTASSVTDVSGRGVGLDVVRQEISRLGGTIHVRSVIGEGCTFVIHLPLTLAINQAMFITAGTETCALPLNFVERVLDVGTRSVSMSGTQELVETQDGLVPLVRLHRLLKVSRNSHTDGALVLARVADRRVAIAVDRVLRRQDIVVKPLGPLLQGHPLFSGATLAGDGRVVMIVDLPRLLQAQQTFASQTTTSIEEKQPVFEAKPSTRPTILVVDDSLSVRKVIEKHLKALHFNVELAIDGLDALEKLRNVPVSLVLTDLEMPRMHGFELIAEIRRHESFHAVPVIVVTSRDAEKHRLHAASLGANDYIIKPFSREQLAERIDHYLSIEHS